A region of Subdoligranulum variabile DNA encodes the following proteins:
- a CDS encoding glycosyltransferase family 4 protein, translating to MKILVVCQHYWPEPYPLPDLCEELVRRGHSVDLITDVPNYPMGITYPEYRHGARRREVHNGVRITRTFTIARRHNAVFRLLNYYSYAWSSSQYARHLREDYDVVFTNQTSPVMMSSAAFAYARRHGKKVVMYCMDLWPACLAAGGLGESSPVYRFFDRESRRLYNQPDRILITSRMFRAYLVERHGVDDGKIAYLPQYAAARFDALPPPASGKQTVDLMFAGNVGAAQSLTTVLEAAALLRDQPQLRWHIVGDGSELAHLQKLAAEKQLDCVIFHGRKPPEEMPRYYAMADAMLVTLTADPFISLTLPGKVQTYMAAGKPILAAAAGEIPQVLAAARCGWCAKAENAADLAQKVRQFLACPDKAQLGRNARAYYEAHFTRDRFMDTLERELAACAGPTHSDKGCCKI from the coding sequence ATGAAAATTCTGGTTGTCTGCCAGCACTACTGGCCGGAGCCCTATCCGCTGCCGGATCTTTGCGAAGAGCTGGTGCGCCGCGGGCATTCGGTGGATCTGATCACCGACGTGCCCAACTATCCCATGGGCATCACCTACCCCGAATACCGGCACGGCGCCCGGCGCCGGGAGGTGCACAACGGGGTGCGGATCACCCGCACCTTTACCATCGCCCGGCGGCACAACGCCGTCTTCCGGCTGCTGAATTACTACAGTTACGCGTGGTCCTCCTCGCAGTATGCCCGGCATCTGCGGGAGGACTACGATGTTGTCTTCACCAATCAGACCTCCCCCGTGATGATGAGCAGCGCCGCCTTTGCCTATGCCCGGCGCCACGGCAAAAAGGTGGTCATGTACTGCATGGACCTGTGGCCGGCCTGCCTGGCGGCGGGCGGCCTGGGGGAATCCTCCCCCGTTTACCGGTTCTTTGACCGGGAATCCCGGCGTCTGTACAACCAGCCCGACCGCATTCTCATCACCTCCCGGATGTTCCGGGCCTACCTGGTGGAGCGCCACGGGGTGGACGACGGCAAGATCGCCTACCTGCCCCAGTACGCCGCCGCCCGGTTTGACGCGCTGCCCCCGCCCGCTTCCGGCAAGCAGACGGTGGACCTGATGTTTGCGGGCAACGTGGGGGCCGCCCAGAGCCTGACCACCGTGCTGGAGGCCGCCGCCCTGCTGCGGGACCAGCCGCAGCTGCGCTGGCATATCGTGGGGGACGGTTCGGAGCTGGCGCATCTGCAAAAGCTGGCGGCGGAAAAGCAGCTGGACTGCGTGATCTTCCATGGCCGCAAACCGCCGGAGGAGATGCCCCGCTACTACGCCATGGCGGACGCCATGCTGGTCACCCTGACCGCGGACCCCTTCATCTCGCTGACCCTGCCGGGCAAGGTCCAGACCTATATGGCGGCGGGCAAGCCCATTCTGGCGGCGGCCGCCGGGGAGATCCCCCAGGTGCTGGCAGCGGCCCGGTGCGGCTGGTGTGCCAAGGCGGAAAACGCCGCCGATCTGGCGCAGAAAGTCCGGCAGTTCCTGGCCTGTCCCGACAAGGCGCAGCTGGGCCGCAACGCCCGGGCCTACTACGAGGCCCACTTCACCCGGGACCGCTTCATGGACACCCTGGAGCGGGAGCTGGCCGCCTGCGCCGGCCCCACCCATTCCGATAAAGGCTGCTGTAAGATATGA
- a CDS encoding sugar transferase: MNKHNRTPQQQEVSISQRQNAELLLLDAVLLILNALAFAVCWYAYYEKHLYLSFEGNGNYMVIGLFLALNAVFSNVYGGFDLLTSRITELIYSHIIALVMTHFFMYMVAWLLVRNQVPSPVPLLLCLAACSLISALWAYISFQLTDRIVPPKRTLLIYDNPEAYKNGLKIVQKYTSRFQLAGEAIATRPTPEILRQIDDTRAEAVLLCGLRSSQRNDILKYCVEQDILAYVRPNIGDLLLSNAHTFQMNNLPVFLCQRAAPSLFYLFVKRLVDIVLSGAALILTSPFMLATAIAIKAYDGGPVLFTQKRMTIHRREFLIHKFRSMKVDADKGGKGIVTMQNDDRITPVGRVIRACRLDELPQLYDIFVGNMTIVGPRPERLETIELYEKEMPEFALRLQVKGGLTGYAQVYGKANTSPYDKLQMDLMYIAQQGIVTDLKIIFATIKILFMPESTEGFEEEKDALSAEETKV; this comes from the coding sequence ATGAACAAACACAATCGTACTCCGCAGCAGCAGGAGGTCAGCATCAGCCAGCGGCAGAATGCCGAGCTGCTGCTGCTGGACGCCGTACTGCTGATCCTGAACGCCCTTGCCTTCGCCGTATGCTGGTATGCCTATTACGAAAAGCACCTCTACCTGAGTTTTGAGGGCAACGGCAACTATATGGTCATCGGGCTGTTTTTAGCCCTGAACGCCGTTTTTTCCAACGTATATGGCGGCTTCGACCTGCTGACCAGCCGCATCACCGAGCTGATCTACTCCCACATCATCGCCCTGGTGATGACCCACTTTTTTATGTACATGGTTGCCTGGCTGCTGGTGCGCAACCAGGTGCCCTCGCCGGTGCCGCTGCTGCTCTGCCTGGCGGCCTGCAGCCTGATCAGCGCGCTGTGGGCCTATATCAGCTTCCAGCTCACCGACCGCATCGTACCGCCCAAGCGCACCCTGCTGATCTATGACAATCCCGAGGCCTACAAGAACGGCCTGAAGATCGTACAGAAATATACCAGCCGGTTTCAGCTGGCGGGGGAAGCCATAGCCACCCGCCCGACGCCGGAGATCCTGCGCCAGATCGACGACACCCGGGCGGAGGCGGTACTGCTGTGCGGGCTGCGCTCCAGCCAGCGCAACGACATCCTGAAATACTGCGTGGAGCAGGACATCCTGGCCTATGTGCGGCCCAACATCGGGGATCTGTTGCTGAGCAACGCCCACACCTTCCAGATGAACAACCTGCCGGTATTTTTGTGCCAGCGGGCGGCCCCTTCCCTGTTCTACCTGTTTGTGAAGCGTCTGGTGGACATTGTGCTGTCCGGTGCGGCGCTGATCCTGACGAGTCCCTTCATGCTGGCGACGGCCATTGCCATCAAAGCCTATGACGGCGGGCCGGTGCTGTTCACCCAGAAGCGGATGACCATCCACCGCAGGGAATTTCTCATCCACAAGTTCCGCAGCATGAAGGTGGACGCCGACAAGGGGGGCAAGGGCATCGTGACCATGCAGAACGATGACCGGATCACCCCGGTGGGGCGGGTCATCCGTGCCTGCCGGCTGGACGAGCTGCCCCAGCTGTACGACATCTTTGTGGGCAACATGACGATTGTAGGCCCCCGGCCCGAGCGGCTGGAGACCATTGAACTGTACGAAAAAGAGATGCCGGAGTTTGCCCTGCGCCTGCAGGTGAAAGGCGGGCTGACGGGCTATGCCCAGGTGTACGGCAAGGCCAACACCAGCCCCTACGACAAGCTGCAGATGGACCTGATGTACATTGCCCAGCAGGGCATCGTGACCGATCTGAAGATCATCTTTGCCACCATCAAGATCCTCTTCATGCCCGAGAGCACCGAGGGCTTCGAGGAGGAGAAGGACGCCCTTTCCGCCGAGGAGACCAAGGTCTGA
- a CDS encoding EpsG family protein: MSLYIVVWGILCLFTVKGAVARESRTARQLAFWFCFLLLAAMLVLRFGQGTDYFSYLDYYYRMPDTGIHVPVPDVHGEIGYQFLTNVFRLLHLPFEAWVALLSVIQMACLLRFLRLYHIDCVLSLLLAVPTLYLTYFVSGLRQGVAVAVFLGILFPLLEKKNYLGFVAGTVLCMLFHGASVAFLAALVAQKIRKISSLQIFTVVAWAAGLFLASPPVQSLIAASDSWAIRYYLQDADMNPAAAAERLLFLVLVTWLYEKLRRLGKTGPVFLLAYRCYLMAMALYGLLICNGTTASRMASMMRYVEIYLLAWALGQMTRFSRYLLTLVLVALQTFMLCKNIQTAIDQGGYRSSVTIRNFPYVSVFNEEEIFAVREIAPELLDHPECRILYARKDIHQL; the protein is encoded by the coding sequence ATGAGTTTGTATATTGTCGTTTGGGGGATTCTGTGCCTGTTCACCGTGAAGGGCGCGGTGGCCCGGGAAAGCCGCACCGCCCGGCAGCTGGCCTTCTGGTTCTGCTTTCTGCTTCTGGCGGCGATGCTGGTGCTGCGCTTCGGGCAGGGCACCGACTACTTTTCCTACCTGGACTATTACTACCGCATGCCGGACACCGGGATCCACGTTCCCGTTCCCGACGTCCACGGCGAGATCGGCTACCAGTTCCTGACCAACGTTTTCCGGCTGCTGCACCTGCCGTTTGAGGCCTGGGTGGCCCTTCTCTCGGTCATCCAGATGGCCTGCCTGCTGCGGTTTCTGCGCCTCTACCACATCGACTGTGTGCTCTCGCTGCTGCTGGCCGTCCCCACCCTGTACCTGACCTATTTTGTATCGGGCCTGCGGCAGGGCGTTGCGGTGGCCGTCTTCCTGGGGATCCTCTTCCCCCTGCTGGAGAAGAAGAACTACCTGGGCTTTGTGGCGGGCACGGTGCTCTGCATGCTCTTCCACGGCGCCTCCGTCGCCTTCCTGGCGGCCCTGGTCGCCCAGAAGATCCGCAAGATCTCCTCCCTGCAGATCTTCACGGTGGTGGCGTGGGCCGCGGGGCTGTTCCTTGCCAGCCCGCCGGTCCAGAGCCTGATCGCCGCCTCGGACAGCTGGGCGATCCGCTACTATCTGCAGGACGCCGACATGAATCCGGCCGCCGCCGCCGAGCGGCTGCTCTTCCTGGTGCTGGTCACCTGGCTGTACGAAAAGCTGCGCCGGCTGGGCAAGACCGGCCCGGTCTTTCTGCTGGCCTACCGCTGCTACCTGATGGCCATGGCGCTGTACGGTCTGCTGATCTGCAACGGCACCACAGCCTCCCGGATGGCCAGCATGATGCGCTATGTGGAGATCTACCTGCTGGCCTGGGCCCTGGGGCAGATGACCCGGTTCAGCCGGTATCTGCTCACGCTGGTGCTGGTGGCGCTGCAGACCTTCATGCTGTGCAAGAACATTCAGACCGCCATCGATCAGGGGGGCTACCGGTCCTCCGTAACGATCCGCAACTTTCCCTATGTGTCGGTGTTCAACGAGGAGGAAATCTTTGCCGTACGGGAGATCGCCCCGGAACTTCTGGACCACCCCGAATGCCGCATTCTTTATGCCAGAAAGGACATCCATCAGCTATGA